Proteins found in one Nocardia brasiliensis ATCC 700358 genomic segment:
- a CDS encoding TetR/AcrR family transcriptional regulator, producing the protein MANLGPGRPRVEQRRRRGQTPRAEILDAAGELFTTNGYANTSTRVVADAVGIRQASLYHHFAAKDDILDALLAETIAAPLELAERLGNVSASPAARLYALAWFDVRQLCASRWNLGALYLLPELRTARFAAFRLRRDELRGHYESSAAAVLAAGAGVGVVGAAALPFRLVETVINIRSDEGKAPAEAERTIPEAALRVLGWPGDLVALRAAAAQVLEQAQ; encoded by the coding sequence GTGGCAAACCTCGGCCCCGGCCGTCCTCGGGTGGAGCAGCGACGCCGTCGCGGCCAGACGCCGCGCGCCGAGATCCTGGATGCCGCCGGGGAACTCTTCACTACCAATGGCTACGCGAACACCTCCACCCGTGTGGTCGCCGACGCGGTCGGGATCCGTCAGGCATCGCTGTATCACCATTTCGCCGCCAAGGATGACATCCTCGATGCGCTGCTTGCCGAAACCATAGCTGCCCCATTGGAACTCGCCGAGCGACTGGGGAACGTGTCGGCCTCGCCTGCGGCCCGCCTGTACGCCCTCGCCTGGTTCGACGTCCGGCAACTCTGCGCGTCCCGCTGGAATCTCGGTGCGCTGTACCTGCTTCCGGAACTGCGCACCGCACGGTTCGCCGCGTTCCGGCTGCGGCGCGACGAACTACGCGGCCACTACGAGAGTTCGGCCGCGGCGGTGCTGGCCGCGGGTGCTGGCGTCGGCGTCGTCGGTGCGGCGGCCCTCCCGTTCCGGCTGGTGGAGACGGTGATCAATATTCGATCGGACGAGGGCAAGGCACCCGCCGAGGCGGAACGAACGATTCCGGAGGCCGCGCTGCGGGTGCTCGGCTGGCCCGGCGACCTGGTCGCGCTGCGTGCCGCCGCGGCGCAGGTGCTCGAACAGGCGCAGTGA
- a CDS encoding amino acid permease yields the protein MATTFAPPPPPDTSRDGADLARFGYQPVLHRKLGRYASFAAGFSFVSILTTIFQFFGFGYSFGGAAFFWTWPLVFAGQFLVALNFAELAARYPISGCIYQWSRRLGGELVGWFAGWMMVIAQIVTAAAAAIALQVVLPTIWPGFQIIGTETALTSSSGATNAVLLGSILLVATTTINVLGIDLMSRINSIGVTVEIVGVLAIIGLFFTHTERGPGVVLDTAQAVPGSYLAAFLVSGLMAAYVMVGFDSAGELSEETKNPRRVAPRTILTALAVSALGGGLLLIGALMAAPSLSDGSLATEGLAYVLTSKLDSPAGKVLLGCVAVAITVCTLAIQTAGSRLMFSMARDGKLPFAARVAAVHPRFGTPVLPAVIIGVLGIALLVLNLGNAAIFATLASVCIVTLYLAYLLVTVPLLVRRFRGMPADEPTEQRLFSLGRFGIPVNVLAVLWGVAMAVNLAWPRAEVYTPNGGSWWMRWAAPLFVLAVIAVGVIVHRLVTGALGPAENRQTATPSA from the coding sequence ATGGCCACAACGTTCGCTCCCCCGCCGCCGCCCGACACCAGCCGCGACGGCGCCGACCTCGCCAGGTTCGGCTACCAACCCGTACTGCACCGCAAGCTGGGCCGCTATGCCTCGTTCGCGGCAGGCTTCTCGTTCGTCTCCATCCTCACCACGATCTTCCAGTTCTTCGGCTTCGGCTATTCGTTCGGCGGCGCCGCCTTCTTCTGGACCTGGCCGCTGGTCTTCGCCGGACAGTTCCTCGTCGCGTTGAACTTCGCCGAACTCGCTGCGCGCTATCCCATTTCGGGCTGTATCTACCAGTGGTCGCGCCGCCTCGGCGGCGAACTCGTCGGCTGGTTCGCCGGCTGGATGATGGTCATCGCGCAGATCGTGACCGCCGCCGCGGCCGCCATCGCGTTGCAGGTGGTGCTGCCGACGATCTGGCCCGGATTCCAGATCATCGGCACCGAAACAGCGCTCACCTCGTCTTCCGGCGCGACCAACGCCGTGCTGCTCGGCAGTATCCTGCTGGTGGCCACGACCACGATCAACGTGCTCGGCATCGATCTCATGTCGCGGATCAACTCGATCGGCGTCACCGTCGAGATCGTCGGCGTGCTCGCGATCATCGGGCTCTTCTTCACCCACACCGAGCGCGGGCCGGGCGTCGTGCTCGACACCGCTCAGGCGGTGCCCGGTTCCTACCTGGCCGCCTTCTTGGTCTCCGGCCTGATGGCCGCGTACGTGATGGTCGGCTTCGATTCCGCCGGTGAGCTTTCCGAGGAGACGAAGAATCCGCGCCGGGTGGCGCCGCGCACCATCCTGACCGCGCTCGCGGTCTCCGCGCTCGGCGGCGGGCTGCTGCTGATCGGCGCGTTGATGGCCGCGCCGAGTCTGTCCGACGGTTCGCTGGCCACCGAGGGGCTGGCCTACGTGCTGACCTCGAAGTTGGACAGCCCGGCGGGCAAAGTGCTGCTCGGCTGTGTCGCGGTGGCGATCACCGTGTGCACGTTGGCAATTCAGACCGCCGGATCGCGGCTGATGTTCTCGATGGCCCGCGACGGTAAGCTGCCGTTCGCCGCGCGGGTCGCCGCGGTGCATCCCCGCTTCGGCACTCCGGTGCTGCCCGCCGTGATCATCGGCGTGCTCGGGATCGCGCTGCTGGTGCTGAATCTCGGCAACGCCGCGATCTTCGCGACCTTGGCCAGCGTCTGCATCGTCACGCTCTACCTGGCGTACCTGCTGGTCACGGTGCCGCTGCTGGTGCGCCGGTTCCGGGGCATGCCCGCCGACGAACCCACCGAGCAGCGGCTGTTCAGCCTGGGCCGCTTCGGGATTCCGGTGAACGTGCTCGCGGTGCTGTGGGGCGTCGCGATGGCGGTGAATCTGGCCTGGCCCCGCGCCGAGGTCTATACGCCGAACGGCGGCAGCTGGTGGATGCGCTGGGCCGCACCGCTGTTCGTGCTGGCGGTGATCGCCGTCGGCGTGATCGTGCACCGACTGGTCACCGGCGCGCTCGGGCCCGCCGAGAACCGGCAAACCGCAACACCTTCCGCATGA
- a CDS encoding DUF1989 domain-containing protein, with the protein MTNTASTSGARAHARAQAAAATLAEPELPSGIDPARITFAQRVPPQGYAGLVLGRGIRVRLSDPAGAACAHLLLLRADAPWERLNVADTVKVPWQAYLGDGHPLLSDQGRILATVLADTSGRHDALCGPTAEARQLLRLAGAKHGLAPRDIGPTVSFFRGVRVAADGALTATGSAAPGSSVELLLHLPVTLLVANATHPLDDRAATDLDVVAWTAPEELAVAHSSDPEYQRAVQNTEQAWTAARTPEVAQ; encoded by the coding sequence ATGACGAACACCGCATCGACCTCCGGCGCCAGAGCGCACGCACGCGCACAAGCCGCCGCGGCGACCCTCGCCGAACCGGAGCTGCCCAGCGGCATCGATCCGGCGAGAATCACCTTCGCCCAGCGTGTTCCGCCGCAGGGCTACGCAGGCCTCGTGCTCGGCCGGGGCATCCGGGTCCGGCTGTCCGACCCGGCCGGCGCCGCGTGCGCACACCTGCTGCTCCTGCGCGCCGACGCGCCGTGGGAGCGGCTGAACGTCGCCGACACCGTCAAGGTGCCGTGGCAGGCCTATCTCGGCGACGGGCATCCGCTCCTGTCCGACCAGGGACGCATCCTCGCCACGGTGCTCGCCGATACGTCGGGCCGGCACGACGCCCTGTGCGGCCCGACCGCCGAGGCACGGCAGCTGTTGCGCCTGGCCGGCGCCAAACACGGTCTGGCGCCACGTGATATCGGCCCGACGGTGTCGTTCTTCCGCGGCGTCCGGGTGGCCGCCGACGGCGCACTGACCGCCACCGGCAGCGCCGCCCCCGGTTCCTCGGTCGAGTTGCTGCTGCACCTGCCGGTGACGCTGCTCGTCGCCAACGCCACCCACCCGCTCGACGACCGCGCGGCCACGGACCTCGATGTCGTGGCCTGGACGGCGCCCGAGGAGCTCGCCGTAGCGCACAGCTCCGACCCGGAATACCAACGGGCCGTGCAGAACACCGAACAGGCCTGGACAGCCGCGCGCACACCGGAGGTAGCGCAATGA
- a CDS encoding urea amidolyase associated protein UAAP2, whose translation MNTTPSRSTVLDELVPARSSWSAVVAAGDHLEIIDLHGNQAVDCLLYSAADHSDRYSAQATVAAQRNIFLTTGSVLRTDVGTALMTVVADEVGNHDTIAGACSQESNTLRYGHHTRHQHACVENFLTAALSWGLSKRDLVSNINWFMNVPVEADGTLGIVDGLSAPGKKVTLRAEIDTLVLVSNCPQINNPCNGFDPTPVRMVVTR comes from the coding sequence ATGAACACCACCCCGTCCCGTAGCACGGTGCTCGATGAGCTCGTGCCCGCGCGGTCGTCCTGGTCCGCGGTAGTGGCCGCGGGCGACCACCTGGAGATCATCGACCTGCACGGCAACCAGGCCGTCGACTGTCTGCTGTACTCGGCTGCCGATCACAGCGACCGCTACAGCGCACAGGCCACCGTCGCCGCGCAACGCAACATCTTCCTCACCACCGGCAGCGTGCTGCGCACCGACGTGGGTACCGCGCTGATGACGGTCGTCGCCGACGAGGTCGGCAACCACGACACCATCGCGGGCGCCTGCTCGCAGGAGTCGAACACGCTTCGCTACGGACACCACACCCGGCACCAGCACGCGTGCGTGGAGAACTTTCTCACCGCGGCGCTGTCCTGGGGTCTGAGCAAGCGCGACCTGGTGTCGAACATCAACTGGTTCATGAACGTTCCGGTGGAAGCCGACGGCACACTCGGCATCGTCGACGGCTTGTCCGCGCCAGGAAAGAAGGTCACGCTGCGCGCGGAGATCGACACCCTGGTCCTGGTCTCCAACTGCCCCCAGATCAACAACCCGTGCAACGGTTTCGACCCGACGCCGGTGCGCATGGTGGTGACCCGATGA